Proteins co-encoded in one Oreochromis aureus strain Israel breed Guangdong linkage group 3, ZZ_aureus, whole genome shotgun sequence genomic window:
- the LOC116315751 gene encoding astrocytic phosphoprotein PEA-15 — MAEYSSLLSDLSENITNEDLEQLKSACKEDIPEDQSNNITSSKEWFSYLEKNDKLAQDNLSYIEHIFEISRRPDLLTRVIEYRTKVLKISEDDEIDTKLTRIPSAKKYKDIIRQPSEDEIIKLAPPPKKA, encoded by the exons ATGGCGGAGTACAGCTCTCTGCTCAGCGACCTGTCTGAAAACATCACCAACGAGGACTTGGAGCAGCTCAAATCTGCCTGCAAGGAGGACATCCCTGAGGACCAGAGCAACAACATCACCTCCTCCAAAGAGTGGTTCAGCTACCTGGAGAAGAATGACAAGCTGGCCCAGG ATAACCTGTCGTACATCGAACACATCTTTGAGATCTCACGGCGACCGGACCTGCTGACAAGGGTGATCGAGTATCGCACCAAAGTGCTCAAGATTTCTGAGGATGATGAGATCGACACCAAGCTCACACGCATCCCTTCGGCCAAGAAATACAAAG ACATCATCCGCCAGCCATCTGAAGATGAGATCATCAAGTTGGCCCCACCCCCTAAAAAAGCATGA